In Crinalium epipsammum PCC 9333, the following are encoded in one genomic region:
- the aac(6') gene encoding aminoglycoside 6'-N-acetyltransferase — MKIIKVTPENFNEWLDLTLKLWQDVSRAEMEEGLKNLLKSEREAGFIAINDDEKTMGFINLSLRSDYVAGATSSPVAYIEGIYAKDEYRHQGVGKYLIDFASQWALEHGCTQLASDALIDNTVSYEFHTKVGFQEVDRVVTFIKQIVISS; from the coding sequence ATGAAAATTATCAAAGTTACCCCAGAGAATTTTAATGAGTGGCTTGACCTAACGTTAAAGCTGTGGCAAGATGTGTCACGGGCAGAAATGGAGGAGGGGTTAAAAAATCTTCTTAAATCAGAGCGTGAGGCAGGTTTTATAGCCATAAATGATGATGAAAAAACAATGGGATTTATCAATCTTTCTCTGAGATCGGATTATGTTGCAGGTGCTACAAGTAGTCCGGTTGCATATATAGAAGGAATTTATGCAAAAGATGAATATCGCCATCAGGGTGTGGGTAAATACTTAATTGATTTTGCTTCTCAGTGGGCGCTTGAACATGGATGTACTCAGTTGGCATCAGATGCCTTAATTGATAACACAGTTAGTTATGAATTTCATACAAAGGTAGGATTTCAGGAAGTGGATCGAGTTGTAACCTTTATTAAACAAATCGTTATTTCCTCATAA